The genomic interval atttacactcccaccaacagggtaaaagtgttcctatttctccagatcctctccagcatctgtctccagattttttaatgattgccattctaactggtgtgagatggtatctcaatgtagttttgatttgcatttctctaatgaccagtgatgatgagcattttttcatatgtttgttggcctcatgtatgtcttcttttgtaaaatgtctgttcatatccttcacccacttttaaatgggcttgtgtttttcttgttaatctattttagttctttgtaaattctggatatctgccctttgtcagatgggtagactgcaaaaatcagtatatcaaagaaaggaaatcagtatatcatgTATCCCCACTTTATTGGAGTACTAGTCACAATAGTCAAGTTATGAattcaacctaagtgtccacaaatggataaagaaaatgtggtatatctacataacggaatactattcagccataaaaagaataaaatcatgccaTTTGCAGCAAAATGGATGGAACTGCAAGGCcatttgctaaatgaaataagcaaggCACAAAAAGACAACTATCACACGTTCTCATTTACATGTGGGAGCTTAAGAAAACACTGActtcatggagatagagagtaaaatgatatttataccacaggctgggaagggtgggtAGAGAAGGGATGAAGAGGTTGGGTACAAATGTACAGTTAGATAGACGGAATAAGTTTTAGTGATTGGTGGCACAGTAGGGTGAttacagttaataacaatatattgtatttttcaaaatagctagaagcaATGATGTGAAATGTTCTCAGCACAAAAATGGTAattatttgaggtgatggatatttggttattacacattgtatgcatgtatcaaaatattgcaTGTATCTTATAAATATGTGTAATCTGTATGATcagcacatgcaccccagaactttaagtataatttttaaaaattttaaaaaattaaaaataaatactggaaTGAGAGTATTGGGATAAGATGGTAGTCAGAAAAAGGGATAGGTAAAATTGGATTTGGGAGGTGATAAAGGTATAAGAATATGGGAAAAAGTGGCTAGCgtaaacaaagggaaaaagagcACTGGAAACGAAGAGATCAAGTAATGAGAGGCCAGGGTGTTAGATGTATCAGCTACACAGAATTTGAAGTCAACATGAGCTATGACAGGAATAGTATTTAGGAGGAACAAAGTAAAAAGCCTGGTAGAGATGATAATGTAGATGGAATACTTTAAGGTCATGTGCTTCAAAGAAGGTCATGTGTTTGAGCAAGTGGGGCAGATACAAAGATCTTGCAGGTTGCCTGCCAGATGCCTCCTTATGTTACATAAAGTAAGGAATTAAAAACAATCGGCAGGTAAGAAGCTACAAAAGCATCCTTTATGAACACATAGGTTTCCATTACAGCAATAAAGACGGAAGAACACTTAGAGAAGAGACTGAGGAATTCTGCTGATGAAAGACTGAAGATCCAGAAGACACAGTAGGAAGAATTTGGGTGCTTGTAAAGGGGTAGGAGACTGGGAAGAACTAGGGAATTAAAAAGCCAAAGGAAGATGAGAATCTGGGTGATGATGGATGACCTGATAGATTTCTCTTTATTCCTTCTATGGATGGCACTGCAACTAAAAGCGAGATTTTTATCAGAAATGTAGAAAGTTTTCAATCCAGTTCTAATTTTGAGTGTGTTCTTCAAATTTGTTTAACTATCTTACAAGTATCtagtaagaaaagaagaaaaatcttttcatGAACACCTCTGAATGCAGCTCATAACGGTATATGAGTTATTTTATGGCACTCAAAATTCCCTGAGAGTTTCAAAAAGGGAAACACATATAAGAGATATTCAAAGTATGACCACGATGACATCACAAAGTAACACTTATATGAGAAACGCTTAACGCCTGAATGAATCATGTTATATTTACATAGTCAATCAAGGATGTCTGCATTTAGAGAAAAGCAATCTAAAGGATTAACACTACCTGTTTTAAAGAAATCAATTACTTTATCATCAGTCATAACCCAACTGATTAGTGAACCACACCAGTTTTTATATCCTGCTATATTGTAAAACTAAAACATTAacagtttgaaagaaaaatggcCTGTGTTCCCAAAAAGCATGGAAAACTTTAATATAAAACTTGGCTATCAAttaatttaagagaaaagagTTCATTAATAGGAGCTTTCAACTAATGGCATCAAATCCATCAGTCAAATCCATCGAGAAGgtcttcagaaaaagaaacacagaattgTGGGTACATGAATGCTAAGCATATGTGGGTattaaaagaaagcaggaaaaatatattacattttgatAAAGGATGgctttgttttattgtattgATAGCAGTATGATTTGCTGAGCTGCTACGTACATATTATCTGTCCAATTTAGTCAAGTCCAGcagccttcattttaaaaataaaagatgagacaTTTCCCTGAATCATAAGCCAGTGACACATTTCAGGTGATTAGAGAATCTGCAGCTAACGGCCAAAATAACTTAGTTTACATTTTATAAGGAAACCTGTGAACAAGCCATTTTATATCTATATGCCTATGATTATCAACATTCCAAACAAACTAATATTCAAACTATACACAGTAATACTTTAAGTACAAAGCAGAGAAaggtaaaatatatgtacatacaaaataatttacTTCTTCAAAACAGAAGAAGTAACTAACACTACTGAATATTTAGAGAAACTGAAAGATATCTAGGGATATTTTATCTTAGTACTCATTTATTCACCAAAGAAATATTAACTCAGGACCTCAGAAGCAGGTACTGTCTTAGTTGCTAAGATTctgcaaagaacaaaacaaagtccctgTTATGCAGATTTGACTCTACTTAGCACTCTAGTTAATTTTAGAGTTAACCTCTAGAAGgaattcaatttttaaacatttctaaagtAAAGAATATGCAAAACTAGTTAAAAGTTTACCTTTGTCCTAGAACATCCTCCTCTTTGCACAACTTTTTCAACCCTGAAAGAGTATTTTTGACAAGCTTCTAAATACAATGAATTGCCTGAGCTGAATTTAAGTAATAAGCTTCCACCATTCTTGAGAAGGTTTAATGACAGTGGCATTCCTACAACCTACCTACCTATTATTAAGCACTGTAAGGGATTACTCACTGAAATTGTTCAGAagccatatgaagaaaaaatagaaacctaTGAGAAATACAGAGTGTTCCTCATAGTTCCTCTCTAGCCTgcttaattcaaataaaattaattctaatCCTAGTCTGCTAACTAGCAGAGAATGGGAAGTGTTTTCTACCTAGTACTTAAAAGAATCTAGGTGCTCGTCACACAGAACACTGTTCATTTTTTGAACTTCTTCTGGATGGCTGAAACGTTCATCACAGAGAACTAAAAATCACGTTtataacttctctgagcttcattgTTCCTATCTGTTAAACAGTacctacctcttaatactgttttgGCATTAAATGAGATAGAGCATTAAAAAGGTTTAGTGCTCAATCATAACTGTTGATAGCAATCATCATCATTATCCCAGGTAGTGACAGTCTCAACAATAATAGGTTATATTTATCATTAGCACCATCTCAAAAAGCGTTAAGTTGGGAAAGACAATAAGTTCGTTACCATAAgaatattaaaagattttttttatgttttagcaaGATGATCAACATGCATATGTTACTCAAACTAAGCAAAAGATTTAAAGTATCAGGAATATTAATGCTATTCATATCCACAATCCCTAAAAATGACCGCATTTGGGatattttcagggaaaaaaatctgcactaaaaagatattttaacaaCATGTTACATGCTACTCCAAAGACTCAGAAGTATTTCCTGTCTTTAAAATCATACTTCTTGCCTTTTACTTGAAAGGAGAGTTAATAGTAGAACTCAAATGACAAACTAATAAAGGAGTTAAGACCATTTAAAAGATATTATTATATTCGAGCCCCATCTTGATCAGACCATTTGGAaatctctaaaattattttactgaaagcaaatttaaaaagccCAATTAAACTAGTAGAAAAACCTTTATGGTTAATTAAATCTGGAAAGTGATGATGAACTACAAATAAAGAAGTTAATAAAGgcctaaaacaaagcaaaaacactAGGAAGCATCTTTAGTTTAAAAACTCTGCAGTCTTTCAAAAGATGTTGAAATCCAGAAATGGAGAGGTCACTAAATATCCAAGAACACTCACCCAACCATTGGTAGGAGACCTCTTGGAGACCCAGATGTTTGAATCAGCTGAAATAGTACCAAGTTTTTACTGATTACTCTTAATAGGGCAATGGAGCATAGGCTAACTCCACACTATCGAAAATTAAAGTCTATTATTATTGATAATTCTAGTTATTATCATTACAAATGACTCAAAGGAAATGGAGACTGAGTAATGAGTTCCAAGGTAAATGAAACttactgtgtgtatgtgtgtaaatgtgtatatTTCTTCCAGTTCCTTTAGTGATACAAGTCTGATAACATAATTCTTTCTGTAAGTGAATACTAacagaataaaatttctaaattaattataaaatcctttttctaaaataattataaaaataaattataaaatcctTAAAGAAAGCATgcaaaattactgttttaaagagatggggtcttgttgcccaagctggccttgaacaactgggctgaagcaattctcccacctcagcctacctattagctgggactataggcatgtgccactgtacctggctgtaaaacatttttaacactgtactaaaaatttttaaaaagaatttgatttttaaagataatgcaAATTTCTCAATAGTAACACACAGGAAAAGATTGTCCATCCCTtgctcttaaaaataatagttcttaattttatgtctttaaattatACAATGACTCTTCTAATAAGACGATTTCcatatttcaacatataaaagaACTTAGAATACTTAAGACTAAACAAAACTCTTATCAAAGGCAAGtactattttaaacattattgaTTTAAACATGAAAGTTATCAATTCAGTAGAAAAATATCTGGTGACATGTCATTGAAAAAAGGAGTAAAATAGGGTAAACAAGTAGATGATGACAATATGGTAATGTTTTCTCAATCCCAAAGCTGAGAGAGAGGATAATCCCCCAACCTAAACACACACGGTAACTTACTCCAAAGGTCCAGGTGGTAAAAATAAGACACTCTATTACTGTGGGAACAGCCAAGAACAAAACATGACAGGTTCTACATTTCTATAATTCTCCCAAGTAATTAAAGTATAAATGCTAATTCTGCTTGATATGTATGTGTCAAGTAAGGTAACAAGTAAAACAAGAGCTATTTGGTTTGAGTAGTTTAGAGAGAcaagaagcaaaaaagaacatagattttttttaatgtctactAAGAAAATTTAAGCTACCAAACAAATACTGAAATAGCAAGTCAGCAAATATAGTCCAACCAAGCTGATAAGTGATTTAACcattacattaaaatgtatagCTTTGCAACAGAATATTATGTATCTATAACTTATTGAACATTAAACAAATTTTGAAGTGTTCAGAACAGCAATACAATAAGAAAGACCAGaagcataagaaaaaattttaaagctgcCTATAGTAGACgaggaaaatgtgagataaagTCAGAGAGATATCTGAAAATAGAATGCTGAACAGGAATGCCTAATACAAGGCTAGTATAATGATTGAGACTCTTACTCTccctaaaaatataaaggaaaattaagaataaagaaaggtaATAAAGAATGAAGTAGAGAGGCTGACACATAAAACACTTTTGTGTAaacaaaattcaaacattttatatctCTACTGCAAATTTCATATGAGAAAGCATACCAATATTACCTTTCTTTCGAAAGAGTGCATTTAGGTAATTTTCTGCTTGGCATTCAATCTTATCAGTGTTGGACTGGCCCTGAGATGATAGCTCCTCTGTTGGTGTTGACTGTGAAGAATCAAGAGATGGTATACAATCCTAAAagtacaagaaaacaacaacatacaaaatcattttttaattcaaacatggaattccatttaaaatgaccaaaaaaaaatgctctaaatGCTCATTTGTTCTACCCTTTAAATTATATCGAATTAGATAGAGGGaacaaaaaattcagaataaGAGTCAGGAAAAAAGAAGTAGCTATGACAGAGGGTTCAAAATAAACTATTCCTTAGCAaaactatacttaaaaaaaaaaaagagcatataaAACATACTGGTAAATAAATTCACTATATTGTCATGCCAGTAATGTAATCCTATGAGAGTTTTAACAACAAAGCAGATGCGTTTACCCACTAATCTGATCAAAATCAGTACAGGTTCTTAAGTTCTCATTTCTTCTCAGCCCTTATCACAACAGTAGAAAAGAAATCAGGATTTCGCACCACACAAAAATATGCTGGTTGCATTGTTTATGCCCTGTATACAGTAGACACTTACATATTTCATCATTTACACAGGAGATAGTTATGATATCCAAAAGACTTCCAGAGTAAGTGAAAGGCTAAAACTAGCACATTATACCCCTACTATTAATTTCTAAGAAATCGGATTGTAGAGTGGTCTCAGACCAAAGTAGGCCTGCAAGCTTACCCCTTTAtacctaaatataaaatagaCCTGAACTAAACTTCATGAGTCAGAGAACGGTAAGAAGGAAATGTGAagtaaaaaaaagatgagatttcTAGGATTTTCAGCTGCAAGTTAAGCTAAATGTTAGACTTCTAATgtaagactttaaaatattttcgtttaccaaaatcaaatatttaaacttcTACTGTGAGTCACaacttttcaaaacaaattaaaatttttaaaaaactgtgttaCAATTGTGCATTAGCTTAAAGATATTTCATAGCACTAAAACTTACACTGACTGCTTCTCTCTGTAGGTtacaaaatgaacatttttcatcCATAGACCAGTCAGTCAGCTCTTCTGGTTCACAGTctttaaaagagggaaaaaattcattaaatatgctaactttattaaaagaaataaaattaccacTCTCCACAGCAATGGCTCAAAtaatactaaatttttaaaaactaactacTAACAGTAAGGGGAGAAGAACtaactttaaaattaaactcaGGACATctagaaataataaacagaaaaggcTGTAAGGAGAGTAATATGCACTATTATAGGACAAAATAGCAAGAACAATGAGCTGGTTATAAATTAACAATTTTCCAACAATAGGGTTTTAAGTATCATCTAACTTTCTGAAACATTAGACTAATCGTTGTgctttaactttatttttgctatgaaagaaatcagaacaaAGGGAGAGATATGTGGAGGAAATAAATTTTGCACACCAGGAAAGACAgcataaaatagagaaagagaagaaagcaccAGAAAAGCCCACAGATTTCAGAATACGGAATGATGCCcaagaaaacaagtaaaactcCGTATCTCAAAAGTCAGAACAAATTTTTATCATATTGTTTAAAGGCTTTGTTGTAAGAGTTAGAGTAAAAATTAGGTAAACAAATAaggtatattatttaatttaaatatggaatttttttttcccagaagaaTATTCCTTATAATCCAACCTATCTACATAAACTTGGACACAGCAGGGAATAGCAACTAAGATGCAATATAGggtaatggaaaaataaatggattTGAAGTCTCTGAAAATGTGGGGTGGAATCCCATTTACTAGCCTTTGCAAGCCACAAAGTTGTTTGAATTACCTCACATGCAAATAAGGATCACATGATCTAACTTATTTatggattaaatgaaaaaatgtaaaaatactttataaactaTGAAACACCATAAAAAGGCCAGTTATAAAGAAGATAGAATTAccagtcattattattttttcttttttgttaattgtactttaggttctggggtacatgtgcagatcatgcagggttgctgcataggtacacacatggtaatgtggtttgctgcctccatatcCCTGTCACttacatctggcatttttccccatgttatccctccccaacatccccacCCCTGCActatccctcccttggcccctccaacagaccccagtgtgtgacgctctcCTCCCTgtttccctgtgttctcattgttcaacacccacctatgagtgagaacatgtgtttgattttctgttcttgtgtcagtttgctgaaaatatcAGTCACTATTTTTTCAATCCTATTATCATTGTGCATGTATTTAATAAGATCAGTttgcagaaatatattttttttcttgagaaggagtctcactctgtcacccaggctggagggcaatggtacaatcttggctcactgcaactctgcctcctgggttcaagtgattctcctgcctcagcctccaaagtagctgggactacaggtgccaccaccatgcccaactagtttcttttgtgtttttagtagagtcaggatttcactatgttggccaccttatacaaaatttaactccagatggattaaacttttaaacataagacctaacaccataaaaaccctagaagaaaacctaggcaataccattcaggacacaggcataggcaaggacttcacgactaaaacaccaaaagcattgtcaacaaaagccaaaatagacaaatgggatgtaattaaactccaatgtttctgcacagcaaaagaaacaatcatgagagtgaaccagcaaccaatagaatgggaaaaattttctgcaagctactcatctgacaaagggttaatatccagaatctacaaagaactaaaacagatttacaagaaaacaaacaaacaaacctattcaaatgtgggcaaaggatatgaagacacttttcaaaagaagacatatatgaggccaacaaacacatgaaaaaatgctcatcatcactggtcattagagaaatgcaaatcaaaaccacactgagataccatctcacaacagttagaatggcaatcattaaaaaatctggagacaacagatgctggagaggatgtggagaaatagaatgcttttacactattggtgggagtgtaaattagttcaaccattgtggaagacagtgtggtgattcctcaaggatctagaaacagaagtaccatttgacccagcaattccattactgggtatatatacaaaggattatcaatcattctattataaagacacatgcacacatatgttcactgtggcactgtttacaatagcaaagacctagaacacccccaaatgcccatcaatgagagaccagataaagaaaatgtggcacatatacactatggaatatgatgcagccataaaaaaggatgagttcatgtcctttgtagggacatggatgaatctgaaaaccatcattctcagtaaactgacacaagaacagaaaaacaaacaccgcatgttctcattcacagctgggtgttgaacaatgagaacacacagatacagggaggggaacatcacatactggggtctgttgggggtgaggGGCAAGGGAAGGGATACCAGGGGGTCGGGAGGttaaggagggataacattgggagaaatgacagatgtagGTAACAGGGGGATGAAGGCGAAAAACCACCATCACATGTGtgtctatgcaacaatcttgcaagatctgcacatgtactccagaacttaaactataatggaaaaaaccaaaaattttaattaagaaaactgGTCACTTTCTGTAATGACCTGAAAAACCAGAAAGTGTGAACAATCTGTACAATTAAAAACCCATCTCCTATAGAACTGTAGCTATGTAGGCTTATGCTGGTTTCAAACCTCCCCCCCTCACTAGGACAGAATCACCATACAACATAAGAGGAACTTGGGACCTAACGCTTACTCGAATATGTTATTCCCCACTCACAGCCTGCAGTCCAGCTGAACCAGATCACCCATAAGCGTGCAAAAGAttttggagttgtttgttttggAAATATTGTGCTAAAAATATGATTCATATGCCAAGCATAACATAATTTTGATAGGTCAAGGAAATcttactgccttttcttttttaaccagtgccttattaaataatttttggaaaatagCTTATAGACTTGGGGAAgggatatttttgaaaaatagctgTTAAGGTTTCACAAAGTTTCAGTGATAAATATGCTGAATCAAGGGCCAACAATTTTAGATTGATTAGGACAATTGCCAATTGTAAGATAGTATCAAGGCATGCTGAGATTGTCACTCATTTGTTACTTTAGGAGTTCttcaagaaaaatgttaattacaACAAATGCCTACACAGTCAAATAAATGGCATTCAATAATCAATTGAATATAAAGACCATTAAATTTTTCTGAGTTCAAAATGTATGACTTTACTTATAATTACTCTTTCTATATTACTTTTGATTTTGAAACCAAACAAATGATGTTTGGTGGGATAAATTTTTGCATACGGGAAAATAGCTTTTGAAAAATGAACTCTAGGCCAGATTTCTACTCTTCCCAAGTTATGTTTcatgtcattaaaaattaaataaatgatgaaaaacatTCATTCGATCTCAAACAAAATCTGACAATGAATAAGATATTCATCTCTAAAAGACATTATCACTGTTTTTGAAACTTTAATGCATAAACTAAAGGTTAAATTATGTATCTTAGAGAAATAGCTTTATTAGTAATAGGCAATGTCATAACAAAAACTAACAATAAATGAATGGTAAAGATCAACCTTTCCACCATGGCTATATACTCTTATAGTTAAAATCTAGCTTGAATCATTTTATCTAATTCAGAGTTTGACATCAGAGACCACTGGTACTGAACCATGGGCTTTCCTACATACTTATGTGGCCTCAGTCAGGCAAGTTAACTTCTTTGGGTTTCAGATTCTTTGTttgaaaaagagaataataattcATGTTAAGGCTGTAGTAAAAACTAAAGCATGTGTTAAACATCCTCAAtagatgttattttcattttcttctaaataatcTCATTACTAATAATTTGAgtgtttttatgctttttgtaCCCTTTATACATAGGCTATAAATTTAATGACAAAGttcagtgaaaaatgaaaatgaagaatacTGAGACAGATTTTTCATGAAAATCATGAAACAG from Saimiri boliviensis isolate mSaiBol1 chromosome 3, mSaiBol1.pri, whole genome shotgun sequence carries:
- the LCORL gene encoding ligand-dependent nuclear receptor corepressor-like protein isoform X14; its protein translation is MDKGRERMAAAAAAAAAAAAAAQCRSPRCAAERRGFRRELDSWRHRLMHCVGFESILEGLYGPRLRRDLSLFEDCEPEELTDWSMDEKCSFCNLQREAVSDCIPSLDSSQSTPTEELSSQGQSNTDKIECQAENYLNALFRKKVFTYRKNYVIRLVSLKELEEIYTFTHIHTIFLRTVILTFP
- the LCORL gene encoding ligand-dependent nuclear receptor corepressor-like protein isoform X15; this translates as MDKGRERMAAAAAAAAAAAAAAQCRSPRCAAERRGFRRELDSWRHRLMHCVGFESILEGLYGPRLRRDLSLFEDCEPEELTDWSMDEKCSFCNLQREAVSDCIPSLDSSQSTPTEELSSQGQSNTDKIECQAENYLNALFRKKADSNIWVSKRSPTNGWVSVLGYLVTSPFLDFNIF
- the LCORL gene encoding ligand-dependent nuclear receptor corepressor-like protein isoform X13, with protein sequence MDKGRERMAAAAAAAAAAAAAAQCRSPRCAAERRGFRRELDSWRHRLMHCVGFESILEGLYGPRLRRDLSLFEDCEPEELTDWSMDEKCSFCNLQREAVSDCIPSLDSSQSTPTEELSSQGQSNTDKIECQAENYLNALFRKKVFTYRKNYVIRLVSLKELEEIYTFTHIHTVSFIYLGTHYSVSISFESFVMIITRIINNNRL
- the LCORL gene encoding ligand-dependent nuclear receptor corepressor-like protein isoform X16, whose amino-acid sequence is MDKGRERMAAAAAAAAAAAAAAQCRSPRCAAERRGFRRELDSWRHRLMHCVGFESILEGLYGPRLRRDLSLFEDCEPEELTDWSMDEKCSFCNLQREAVSDCIPSLDSSQSTPTEELSSQGQSNTDKIECQAENYLNALFRKKADSNIWVSKRSPTNGWIFLRTVILTFP